Proteins from a genomic interval of Spiroplasma endosymbiont of Lonchoptera lutea:
- a CDS encoding IS30 family transposase, which translates to MYKYLTIESIIAIKEYKSYGFSIRKIAKAIDYSKSIVHRVCKLLNQNLLPLEILNQVQKNKQNAGRKLIILTLTEINTINHLLITKNYALDIIADFLKKNKIKNISTKTLYNMFKTNRMGFDEKNLLRKGKNKPHKQKETRGRINNCKSIHERNLIIPNIKNIQEFGYLEGDTIVGKDHKSSIITLADIWSKTTIPLKTKNHKAESITESIIKFISKLIPGTIKTITFDRGKEFSKWKLIEKNCNVKIYFADAGKPCQRGLNENNNGILRRYLPKSTDLSSYKQKDLNSIAFQINSTPRKSLSYKRPIDLIQLF; encoded by the coding sequence ATGTATAAGTATTTGACTATTGAATCAATAATAGCAATAAAAGAATATAAAAGTTATGGATTTTCTATTCGTAAAATAGCAAAAGCAATTGATTATAGTAAATCAATTGTACACAGAGTTTGTAAATTATTAAATCAAAACTTATTACCATTAGAAATATTGAATCAAGTTCAAAAAAATAAACAAAATGCAGGTAGAAAATTAATAATTTTAACTTTAACAGAAATTAATACTATCAATCATTTGTTAATTACTAAAAATTATGCTCTTGATATAATTGCTGATTTTTTAAAGAAAAATAAAATAAAAAATATTTCAACAAAAACTTTATATAACATGTTTAAAACAAATCGAATGGGTTTTGATGAAAAAAATTTATTGAGAAAAGGCAAAAATAAACCTCATAAACAAAAAGAAACTAGGGGCAGAATTAATAATTGTAAATCTATTCATGAAAGAAATTTAATCATTCCAAATATTAAAAATATACAAGAATTTGGCTATTTAGAGGGAGATACTATCGTTGGTAAAGATCATAAAAGTTCTATTATTACTTTAGCTGATATATGATCAAAAACCACAATTCCTTTGAAAACTAAAAATCATAAAGCAGAAAGTATTACAGAAAGTATAATAAAATTTATTTCAAAATTAATACCAGGAACAATTAAAACTATTACTTTTGATCGTGGTAAAGAATTTAGTAAATGAAAATTAATTGAAAAAAATTGTAATGTTAAAATTTATTTTGCAGATGCCGGAAAACCTTGTCAAAGAGGTTTAAATGAGAACAATAATGGTATTTTAAGAAGATATTTACCAAAATCTACTGATTTATCTTCATATAAACAAAAAGACTTAAATTCTATAGCATTTCAAATTAATTCTACACCCAGAAAATCATTATCTTATAAAAGACCAATAGATTTAATACAATTATTTTAA
- a CDS encoding IS30 family transposase encodes MYKYLTIESIIAIKEYKSYGFSIRKIAKAIDYSKSTVHRVCKLLNQNLLPLEILNQVQKNKQNAGRKLIILTLTEINTINHLLITKNYALDIIADFLKKNKIKNISTKTLYNMFKTNRMGFDEKNLLRKGKNKPHKQKETRGRINNCKSIHERNLIIPNIKNIQEFGHLEGDTIVGKDHKSSIITLADIWSKTTIPLKTKNHKAESITQSIIKFISKLIPGTIKTITFDRGKEFSKWKLIEKNCNVKIYFADAGKPCQRGLNENNNGILRRYLPKSTDLSSYKQKDLNSIAFQINSTPRKSLSYKRPIDLIQLF; translated from the coding sequence ATGTATAAGTATCTGACTATTGAATCAATAATAGCAATAAAAGAATATAAAAGTTATGGATTTTCTATTCGTAAAATAGCAAAAGCAATTGATTATAGTAAATCAACTGTACACAGAGTTTGTAAATTATTAAATCAAAACTTATTACCATTAGAAATATTGAATCAAGTTCAAAAAAATAAACAAAATGCAGGTAGAAAATTAATAATTTTAACTTTAACAGAAATTAATACTATCAATCATTTGTTAATTACTAAAAATTATGCTCTTGATATAATTGCTGATTTTTTAAAGAAAAATAAAATAAAAAATATTTCAACAAAAACTTTATATAACATGTTTAAAACAAATCGAATGGGTTTTGATGAAAAAAATTTATTGAGAAAAGGCAAAAATAAACCTCATAAACAAAAAGAAACTAGGGGCAGAATTAATAATTGTAAATCTATTCATGAAAGAAATTTAATCATTCCAAATATTAAAAATATACAAGAATTTGGCCATTTAGAGGGAGATACTATCGTTGGTAAAGATCATAAAAGTTCTATTATTACTTTAGCTGATATATGATCAAAAACCACAATTCCTTTGAAAACTAAAAATCATAAAGCAGAAAGTATTACACAAAGTATAATAAAATTTATTTCAAAATTAATACCAGGAACAATTAAAACTATTACTTTTGATCGTGGTAAAGAATTTAGTAAATGAAAATTAATTGAAAAAAATTGTAATGTTAAAATTTATTTTGCAGATGCCGGAAAACCTTGTCAAAGAGGTTTAAATGAGAACAATAATGGTATTTTAAGAAGATATTTACCAAAATCTACTGATTTATCTTCATATAAACAAAAAGACTTAAATTCTATAGCATTTCAAATTAATTCTACACCCAGAAAATCATTATCTTATAAAAGACCAATAGATTTAATACAATTATTTTAA
- a CDS encoding transposase family protein has product MKYIISQADLADLKAKIQSWLSANCRNPYYYKTKKRITAYLNLCTYFYIEETTLTKLIKKYFKNATKTFYRWAEKIMTAYYSDNLNLLLFKTTKPQNLNYQYSLNSRKKVCDLYFDYKNLQAGGIWSLFNNLKIGFHNIKNSEVPKNIKTFYSWIKSDPRWKELKQQIKQTKRHFKRYEVSEIGLLQMDAKIITTSNFPVDKKYYIYDFIDEMTRIVFGYVYDSLGTNNAINAVQRAMKDFRELGITIKRLRTDNAPEFTTTNWSNK; this is encoded by the coding sequence ATGAAATATATTATTTCCCAAGCTGATTTAGCCGATTTAAAAGCAAAAATCCAAAGTTGACTAAGTGCTAATTGCCGTAATCCTTATTACTATAAAACTAAAAAACGTATTACTGCCTATTTAAATTTATGTACTTATTTCTATATTGAAGAAACTACTTTAACAAAACTTATTAAAAAATATTTTAAGAATGCAACGAAAACCTTTTATCGTTGGGCAGAAAAAATTATGACCGCTTATTATTCTGACAATTTAAATTTGTTATTGTTTAAAACTACAAAACCACAAAATCTTAATTATCAATATAGTTTAAATTCTCGCAAAAAAGTATGTGATTTATATTTTGATTATAAAAATCTTCAAGCTGGCGGAATCTGGTCTTTATTTAACAATTTAAAAATCGGTTTTCACAATATTAAAAATTCAGAAGTTCCTAAAAACATCAAAACCTTTTATAGTTGAATTAAATCTGACCCTCGTTGAAAAGAATTAAAACAGCAAATCAAACAAACAAAACGCCATTTTAAGCGTTATGAAGTCTCCGAAATTGGTCTTTTACAAATGGATGCCAAAATTATTACCACATCAAATTTTCCGGTTGATAAAAAATATTATATTTATGATTTCATTGACGAAATGACACGCATAGTATTTGGCTATGTTTATGATAGTTTAGGAACTAACAATGCCATTAATGCTGTGCAAAGAGCAATGAAAGATTTTCGTGAACTTGGGATAACCATTAAACGCCTTCGTACTGACAACGCTCCGGAATTTACTACTACTAACTGAAGTAATAAATAA